The Candidatus Microthrix subdominans genome includes a region encoding these proteins:
- a CDS encoding ATP-dependent helicase, which yields MFAPSAADHVSPDLLNPEQQRAVQARGGHLLVVAGAGTGKTRTLVARVVGLIADGVDPSRILLLTFTRRSAAEMLGRVAAAERDCSGAAAQVWGGTFHSVANRLLRTFGGSAGLPPNFTVLDHADSTELMGMVRTEEGFGERAKRFPKAQTVAAIYSRVVNSQAKLAAVLEVDYPWCADDGDDLKTIFAAYTAAKRRHHLLDYDDLLLFWRGVLASPAGAAMAERFDHVLVDEYQDTNPIQSDILRALTRAGTPYQAGTQVCAVGDDAQAIYGFRSASVENMWAFAEHFPGASIVTLERNYRSTQPILAVANAVLSDTTHFAKKLWTTRSDGPRPMLATHHDEGAQSRAVANAVLDARERGIDLRQQAVLFRAGHHGDSLELELTRRDIPYVKFGGLKYLEAAHVKDLLAQLRILENPADAMAWHRVLASLDGVGPATVRRIIAELGLVEPAPEPSGATAAASLGDDPLGRFIGGVGALPPAATAQAAELRAAFADCRGESRPPAEQVERLASFCAMVFPGRYDNADVRLADIGQLAASAGGYRSRSRFLAELTLDPPGKTSELAGPPHLDDDWLTLSTIHSAKGGEWRAVHVLHASDGNIPSDMALGDVDAMAEELRLLYVALTRARDELSVHVPLRYHVNRHGHDDRHLYGQVSRFIEPARHLFEATTTAVDATLDEVVALDGTVGVADEVDALLASLWD from the coding sequence ATGTTCGCCCCATCCGCCGCCGACCACGTCAGCCCCGACCTGCTCAATCCCGAACAGCAGCGGGCGGTCCAGGCGCGCGGCGGTCACCTGCTGGTCGTCGCCGGCGCCGGCACCGGCAAGACGCGCACCCTGGTGGCCCGGGTGGTGGGGCTGATCGCCGACGGGGTCGATCCCAGCCGCATCCTGTTGTTGACCTTCACCCGCCGCAGCGCCGCCGAGATGTTGGGCCGGGTGGCAGCCGCCGAGCGGGACTGCTCGGGTGCCGCAGCGCAGGTGTGGGGCGGCACGTTTCACTCGGTGGCCAACCGCTTGTTGCGCACGTTCGGTGGCTCCGCCGGGTTGCCCCCCAACTTCACCGTGCTCGATCACGCCGACAGCACCGAGCTGATGGGGATGGTGCGCACCGAGGAGGGCTTCGGCGAACGGGCCAAGCGGTTCCCCAAGGCGCAGACCGTCGCCGCCATCTACAGCCGGGTGGTCAACAGCCAGGCCAAGCTGGCAGCGGTCCTCGAGGTGGACTACCCGTGGTGCGCCGATGATGGCGACGATCTAAAGACGATCTTTGCCGCCTACACCGCCGCCAAACGGCGCCATCACCTGCTCGACTACGACGATCTGTTGTTGTTCTGGCGTGGGGTGCTCGCCTCCCCCGCCGGCGCAGCGATGGCCGAGCGCTTCGACCACGTGCTCGTCGACGAGTACCAGGACACCAACCCGATCCAGTCCGACATCCTGCGTGCGCTGACCCGGGCGGGGACGCCGTACCAGGCCGGTACCCAGGTGTGCGCCGTCGGCGACGACGCCCAGGCGATCTACGGCTTTCGGTCGGCCTCGGTGGAGAACATGTGGGCGTTCGCCGAGCACTTCCCCGGCGCTTCGATCGTCACCCTGGAACGCAACTACCGATCGACCCAACCGATCCTGGCGGTGGCCAACGCCGTGCTGTCCGACACCACCCACTTCGCCAAGAAGCTGTGGACCACGCGCAGCGACGGGCCCCGGCCGATGCTGGCCACCCACCACGACGAGGGGGCCCAGAGCCGCGCCGTCGCCAACGCCGTGCTCGATGCCCGGGAGCGGGGGATCGACCTGCGCCAACAGGCGGTGCTGTTTCGCGCCGGCCATCACGGGGACTCGCTCGAGCTCGAGCTGACCCGGCGGGATATCCCCTACGTGAAGTTCGGCGGGCTGAAGTACCTGGAGGCGGCCCACGTCAAGGACCTGCTGGCGCAGCTGCGCATTCTGGAGAACCCCGCCGATGCGATGGCCTGGCACCGCGTGCTCGCCTCGTTGGACGGGGTGGGGCCGGCCACCGTCCGCCGGATCATCGCTGAACTGGGCCTGGTCGAGCCGGCGCCCGAGCCTTCCGGGGCGACCGCTGCTGCGTCGCTGGGCGACGATCCGTTGGGCCGTTTCATCGGCGGCGTGGGCGCCTTGCCGCCTGCGGCCACCGCCCAGGCCGCCGAGCTGCGCGCCGCGTTCGCCGACTGTCGGGGCGAGTCCCGGCCGCCGGCCGAGCAGGTGGAGCGCCTGGCGAGCTTCTGCGCGATGGTGTTTCCCGGCCGCTACGACAACGCTGATGTGCGGCTGGCCGACATCGGCCAGCTGGCCGCCAGCGCCGGCGGCTACCGCAGCCGATCCCGTTTCCTCGCCGAGCTGACCCTCGATCCCCCCGGCAAAACCTCCGAGCTCGCCGGTCCCCCGCACCTCGACGACGACTGGCTCACCCTGAGCACGATCCATTCGGCCAAGGGCGGCGAGTGGCGCGCCGTCCACGTGCTGCACGCCTCGGATGGCAACATCCCCTCCGACATGGCGCTCGGCGACGTCGACGCCATGGCCGAGGAGCTGCGCCTGCTGTACGTGGCACTCACCCGTGCCCGGGACGAGCTGTCGGTGCACGTGCCGTTGCGCTACCACGTCAACCGCCACGGTCACGACGACCGGCACCTGTACGGCCAGGTCAGCCGGTTCATCGAGCCGGCGCGCCATCTGTTCGAGGCCACGACCACTGCGGTGGATGCGACGCTCGACGAGGTGGTGGCCCTCGACGGCACGGTCGGGGTGGCCGACGAGGTCGACGCGCTGTTGGCATCCCTGTGGGATTGA